A portion of the Schistocerca americana isolate TAMUIC-IGC-003095 chromosome 10, iqSchAmer2.1, whole genome shotgun sequence genome contains these proteins:
- the LOC124552245 gene encoding piggyBac transposable element-derived protein 4-like, translating to MFRRGLSDAEIADLINHSDTLDNVESDSDDSECNGVFEEDEIDDSLSSDEDENDVEGVASNPAAVPYPKDSEWTAVDTYRPLPVNTTPRQILVDIDESSSVLDCSKVFLTDSDVNELKRQTNLYASQTIQKKRRGNNLKPHSVLSSWKPVTISEMRRFLGIIFHMCVSKKPKIADHWSTNPVLSCNFCPHVMSRLRFTQILSCLHLVDNSNQKKPGEDGFHPLYKVLPYYNNLKERCIQAYRPSEKVTIDEGICPFRGRVSFRVYMQNKPHKYGLKVYAVAEASSGYVVNFEVYAGKHIVDNSSSAVILRLLSDSSLLNKGHTVYLDRFYSSPELFQQLAEKGTGAVGTVNKSRKGLPKDLVSAKLKKGEMSFRRKDNVLAMKWKDKRDVYTLSTRHQATFGTHTKRNGSVVLKPLQVLDYNLNKIGVDIGDQRLQYNPFQHRTVKWWRKLYFHLLLMGVSNAFWLYNAVHRKKITITDFITVLAVQLVEDDTLEFIPRNEGTVGRLTKRHFLQHIPATTKKYAARVCHVCSSRSKKQSGKASRKETRYECEQCGVALCLEPCFKIFHTKKQYDSV from the exons atgtttcggcgcggtttatcagacgcagaaattgcggatttgatcaatcatagcgacactctggataatgtagagagtgattcagacgattctgaatgcaatggtgtgtttgaag aagacgagattgatgacagtttgtcttcagatgaagacgagaatgatgttgaaggtgttgcttcaaatccagcagctgtgccgtatccgaaagacagtgagtggactgcagttgacacctaccgacctctgcctgtcaacacgacacccaggcagatactagtggatattgatgagtcgagttctgtactggattgcagtaaagtgttccttactgacagtgacgtaaatgaactcaagagacagacaaatttgtatgcatcacagacaatacagaagaaaagaagaggaaataatctgaagccccattcagttttgagttcgtggaagccagtgactataagtgagatgaggcgtttcttgggtattattttccacatgtgtgtttcgaaaaagccaaaaattgcggaccattggagcactaatcctgttcttagttgtaacttttgtccccatgtcatgagccgtttgcgtttcactcagatactgtcatgcttgcatcttgttgacaattcaaatcagaaaaaaccaggcgaagatggatttcatccactttacaaagttttgccatattataataatttgaaggagcgatgtatccaggcatatcgtccctcagaaaaagtgacaattgatgaaggaatttgcccatttcgaggtcgtgtgagtttccgtgtttacatgcaaaataagcctcataagtatggactgaaagtatatgctgttgctgaagccagtagtggctatgttgtaaattttgaagtttatgctggtaagcatattgttgacaattcttcgtctgcggttattttgcgattgttgtctgacagcagcttgctgaacaaaggccacactgtgtatttagatcgattttattccagtccagagctatttcagcaactggcagagaaaggcactggagctgttggtactgtgaacaaatccaggaaaggattgcctaaagatttagtatctgctaagctgaaaaagggcgaaatgtcttttcggcgtaaagataatgtattggcaatgaagtggaaagataagagagatgtgtatacattgtctacaaggcatcaagcaacatttggtacgcatactaagagaaatgggtctgtagtattgaaaccacttcaggtacttgattacaacctcaataaaattggagtggatattggagaccaacgcctgcagtacaatccgttccagcacagaactgtgaaatggtggcgaaaattatatttccatttgctgcttatgggagtatcaaatgcattttggctgtacaatgcagtgcacaggaagaaaattacaataacagactttataacagtgcttgcagttcagcttgttgaagacgacacacttgaattcattccaagaaatgaaggaactgtaggtcggctaacaaagagacattttttgcagcacatacctgcaactactaagaagtatgctgctcgtgtgtgtcacgtgtgcagttccaggagcaagaaacagagtggcaaggcttctcgcaaagagacacgatacgaatgtgaacagtgtggcgttgcactctgcctggaaccttgctttaaaattttccacactaaaaaacaatatgattctgtgtga